From Hemiscyllium ocellatum isolate sHemOce1 chromosome 40 unlocalized genomic scaffold, sHemOce1.pat.X.cur. SUPER_40_unloc_8, whole genome shotgun sequence, one genomic window encodes:
- the LOC132808853 gene encoding SLAM family member 9-like, with the protein MEFQPESSSRFRKLYLLLYLEIQVAGLRECEGGRLPESPLVGTLGQRVMFTSTPAETLPPNVTWEIRKGDRIICNGKTGEHCFANFRGRVLLHPGNFTVELRTVQQSDEGMYQVRFQTEWKILHQEGFRLRVYEAISQPFITTTNVSINGSCAVTLTCVVQKGSHVNFTWHQQEAAVGRQPVFHHGERLDVNLSENMTLKYTCVVHNPVSVHNVTIQLHNSCQSPELMDPSEDAELMIKGGKLVTILGSVAGGCLLVLLSIFCGMISLQRLKTPDQDAELQSQSMTVYAAVSPRIPRPQTQQGVTLPTNSQSNTVYSVIIGHPSV; encoded by the exons ATGGAATTCCAGCCGGAAAGTTCCAGTCGTTTCCGGAAGCTTTACCTCCTCCTGTACCTCGAAATTCAGG TTGCAGGCCTGAGAGAGTGTGAAGGGGGCCGTCTCCCTGAGAGCCCGCTGGTGGGCACACTGGGGCAGAGGGTGATGTTCACCTCAACGCCAGCAGAGACGTTACCGCCCAACGTGACATGGGAAATAAGGAAAGGGGACCGGATTATCTGCAACGGGAAGACCGGGGAACACTGCTTCGCAAACTTCCGAGGGAGAGTTCTACTACATCCCGGGAATTTCACCGTGGAATTAAGAACGGTCCAGCAATCAGACGAGGGAATGTATCAAGTTCGATTCCAAACGGAGTGGAAAATCCTGCATCAGGAGGGATTCAGACTCCGAGTGTATG AGGCCATTTCCCAGCCGTTCATCACCACCACCAACGTCTCCATCAATGGGAGCTGCGCCGTGACGCTGACCTGTGTAGTGCAGAAAGGCAGCCACGTAAACTTCACCTGGCACCAGCAGGAGGCGGCGGTGGGCAGGCAGCCTGTGTTCCACCACGGTGAGAGACTAGATGTGAATCTCTCAGAGAACATGACCCTGAAGTACACGTGTGTTGTTCATAACCCAGTCAGTGTCCACAACGTGACCATCCAACTGCACAACAGCTGTCAGAGCCCAGAGCTGATGGACCCCTCTGAAG ATGCTGAGCTGATGATTAAGGGGGGAAAGTTGGTTACTATTCTGGGATCTGTCGCTGGAGGCTGTCTCCTGGTTTTGCTCAGCATCTTCTGTGGAATGATCTCCCTTCAAAGGCTCAAGACCCCAGACCAGG ATGCTGAGCTTCAGAGTCAGTCAATGACCGTTTATGCTGCCGTTAGTCCCAGAATCCCACGGCCTCAG ACTCAGCAAGGTGTAACCCTCCCGACAAATTCACAGTCGAACACCGTTTACTCCGTGATCATTGGACATCCGTCCGTGTGA